The nucleotide window ATGATGGGAAAGGATCAGCTGCAGCAGCAAGTGAAAAAGCAACGATGGAAGTTTTTATTGAATACGAAAGACGAAACTCCCGGATGCAAAGCCGTTCCAGGATGGTCAAGGTAGCAAGATTGGTCGCTGGGTTTGGATCGGAAACAAAGAATTCCGGAGCAGATGTTAAGGAGTTTAAGTCCTCAGGTGTGTACTATATCGTAGGAATAAAACCGTAAAAATCTTCCGAATGTTCAGGAAATTGTTTTATGGGTTAATAGAGTAGAGTTATGGTAATATCGAAGCAAATAAGAGTATTTAAGAAATAAATGAATTTACAAAAATCACGATATTATAGACAGGGACCCATTAGAAAGGAAAAAGCAGAACAACAAACAAAGGAGGCTACACAATATTTATGTACACTCATAGATATCAAAGTGTTACTTATGTACAGTACTATAATTATGTACAGTTAACACAATGACATTTTTTTAGACGGACAAGGCTTTCGGATTAAAATAAGATTTATGTACATATGATTTTATGTAGATACTTTTAGTTGGGTTCCTTCGGCGTCCATCAGTTTGCGTACCAATTCTACCAAATGAAATCGATTATCCATATCGATACCTCCTGAATGATTAATAGAATGAACAAACTATTGCAAGCGCTGACGAATCTGAGACTTCTTATTCAAGGATTTGAAGCGCCCGCGGAAATCTAAGGAACATGAGACACGCTGTATCCGAAAAAACAACCGTTTGCAGCGGTTTTGCCAGTGAATTTTGGAAAATAATGTGTCTGATATTCCTTACAATTTAGAAAGAGTACCTGGAGGCCGAATAAGACGTCCTGAGTTCCTTAGAAAATCGTCGAGCCTTCGCCAGGATCAATCGGCTTGAACTTCAAGACTTTTTTAGATGGTGAGATCCATCATCGTATAGCTTGCCTGAGTTTGAAGACTCACCCTAGTCTTGAATTTGCTCGATCCAATTCAATTTGATTCCATTCAATTCCTTCTATATATAGTGGACTACAATCTAGCATCAATCAATTCGTATAGCCAGATTGCCAAACTGCTCGCCTTTTTCCATACGCTCAAATGCTTTCGCTGCGTCTTGCAACGGATATACGCCATCGATTACAGGATGTATGTCATGTTGCTCCACCCATTGCAGCATCTGGACAAACTCCTCACGGCTGCCCATAGAGGTGCCGATCAGACTGACCTGTGGGAAGAAGATAGAGCGAATGGGAACGGTCAGATCATCCCCCGAGCTGGCACCATACATCACGATACGTGCACCTGGTCTGATTATATCAAAATATTTGGGGAACATGGCTTGTCCGATGCTATCCAAGATGATGTCCACAGGTTCCAGATCGTGCGTACTCCAATCGGCATGACTATCCAATGCATGGGTAGCACCCAAGCGAAGTGCCTCATTTCTTTTGGCTTCACTTCTGGAGGTGACGGTCACCGTGGCACCAGCGGCTACCGCCATGAGAAGGGCATAGGTCGCTACACCACCGCCAATGCCGGGAATGAGGAGATGTTCACCTTGCTTCAATACGCCGCGAGTGAATAAAGCACGATAGGCTGTCAGCGCGGAAAGGGACAGCACGCCTGCTTCTTCCCAGGATAGGTGGGCTGGCTTAGGCAGGGCATTTTCAGCAGGCAAGGTTATATATTGCGCGAGCGTTCCATCCGTAGGGCCACCAACAATATCGGGTACGGTGGGGACTTCAGATGCGTGTTCCCAACCAAGCGTAGGGTGGATAATAACTTCATCACCTATTGAGAATCCTCGTACACCTTCGCCGATCTCAACGATGATACCTGCCCCATCGGAACCGGGAATGAGCGGGGTATTCTGGGTTCCGCGTTCTGCCATGATGAATAGATCCCGATGGTTGATACCAGCGGATTTTAATTGAATCTGCACTTCCCCGGCTTCTGGTGCCCGAGACATTGACTCTGTATATTGAAGACCTGTAAGGCCGCTCTGGCCTGAATGAACGATAGCTTTCATATTCAATATTCCTCCTGTCTATGTAGCTAGACTTCACTACTGAGCCTCATTGTACAGATGGGGTAGATTCACGTAAAATGAACAAAAATGATTGTCAGTATCATTGAAAATAATAGATAAGCATTTTGCATGAATCGCATGATGCAGAATGCCGATATAACGACGAGCAGGTGATCAGGATATGGATGCAGGTGATTTGAAAATATTTCAGGCGGTTGCCCGCGAAGGTAGTATCAGTAAAGCTGCGCTCGCACTCAATTATGTGCA belongs to Paenibacillus sp. FSL H8-0079 and includes:
- a CDS encoding zinc-binding dehydrogenase, with product MKAIVHSGQSGLTGLQYTESMSRAPEAGEVQIQLKSAGINHRDLFIMAERGTQNTPLIPGSDGAGIIVEIGEGVRGFSIGDEVIIHPTLGWEHASEVPTVPDIVGGPTDGTLAQYITLPAENALPKPAHLSWEEAGVLSLSALTAYRALFTRGVLKQGEHLLIPGIGGGVATYALLMAVAAGATVTVTSRSEAKRNEALRLGATHALDSHADWSTHDLEPVDIILDSIGQAMFPKYFDIIRPGARIVMYGASSGDDLTVPIRSIFFPQVSLIGTSMGSREEFVQMLQWVEQHDIHPVIDGVYPLQDAAKAFERMEKGEQFGNLAIRID